The Oceanisphaera avium genome includes a region encoding these proteins:
- a CDS encoding catalase, with product MKKKIDHTDPANKMNTTQGNGGETHQDAGQEVPTLTTQQGVAIADNQNSLTVGSRGPTLLEDFVLREKINHFDHERIPERIVHARGSAAHGYFELSESLAEYTTANILTEVGKQTPLFTRISTVAGSKGSKDTPRDVRGFAVKFYTDQGNWDLVGNNMPIFFIQDAMKFPDLVHAVKPEPDRGYPQAASAHDTFWDFVSLSPETMHNVIWLMSDRALPRSLRMIEGFGIHSYRLINKEGKSTFVRFHWKPVLGVQSTTWDEAVKISGADPDYHRRDLFESINRGDFPEWELGVQLFSEQEAAQFPFDHLDATKLIPEELVPVKIVGKMVLNRYPDNFFAETEQVAFCPSHLPPGIDFSNDPLLQGRLFSYLDTQLSRLGSPNFAQIPINAPKCPFANMQRDGHMQMQVPKSRVAYEPQSLDPSMPRESEKRGFHSYSESLDDGVKGRVRADKFADHYSQPRMFYQSQTAPEQAHIASAYAFELGKVDTAHVRTRMLGHLRHIDEDLAARVADALGMELPEPPTAAAPIQEMPTSDALQTIGRTPHTLKGRQIAILVAPGSKRSEIEKYQQAAKDQGASVKIIAPGREAVLDDGTRIQSDERVAGAPSAMFDAVVSIIMPEQAKKLAKDSSTLDWFTDAYGHCKAIAYCGATDQYILSKLPIEKDAFITPLTELDNFIKNAKTRLWQREPKVRDLA from the coding sequence ATGAAAAAAAAGATTGATCACACTGACCCCGCGAACAAGATGAATACTACTCAAGGCAATGGCGGAGAAACTCATCAAGATGCCGGCCAAGAGGTGCCAACCCTGACTACTCAACAAGGGGTCGCTATCGCCGATAATCAAAACTCGTTAACTGTCGGAAGTCGTGGCCCTACCCTGCTTGAAGATTTTGTTTTAAGAGAAAAAATTAACCACTTTGATCATGAACGTATTCCAGAGCGGATTGTACATGCGCGCGGCAGTGCCGCTCACGGCTACTTTGAGTTAAGCGAGTCTTTGGCTGAATATACCACGGCCAATATTTTGACTGAGGTCGGTAAACAAACGCCTCTCTTTACCCGCATCTCTACGGTGGCGGGCAGTAAAGGCTCTAAAGATACGCCCCGCGACGTGCGCGGTTTTGCCGTGAAATTTTACACCGATCAAGGCAACTGGGATCTGGTGGGCAATAATATGCCGATTTTCTTTATTCAAGATGCGATGAAGTTTCCCGATCTGGTTCATGCCGTAAAACCCGAGCCAGACCGCGGTTATCCCCAAGCCGCCTCAGCTCATGATACTTTCTGGGATTTTGTATCACTTAGCCCAGAGACCATGCATAACGTAATTTGGCTAATGAGTGATAGAGCATTACCTAGAAGCCTGCGCATGATTGAAGGCTTTGGTATTCACAGTTATCGTTTAATTAATAAAGAAGGCAAAAGCACCTTTGTGCGCTTTCACTGGAAACCCGTATTAGGGGTGCAATCTACTACTTGGGATGAAGCCGTTAAGATCTCCGGCGCCGATCCCGATTATCATAGACGCGATCTTTTTGAGTCCATTAATCGTGGTGATTTCCCAGAGTGGGAATTAGGCGTACAGTTATTTAGCGAACAAGAAGCGGCGCAATTTCCCTTTGATCACCTCGATGCCACTAAGCTTATTCCTGAAGAGTTAGTACCGGTAAAAATTGTGGGTAAAATGGTGCTGAACCGTTATCCCGATAACTTTTTTGCTGAAACCGAACAGGTGGCGTTTTGTCCCTCCCACCTGCCACCGGGCATAGATTTTAGTAATGATCCGCTATTACAAGGGCGACTATTTAGTTATTTAGATACTCAGCTGTCTCGGTTAGGCTCTCCTAATTTTGCGCAAATTCCCATTAATGCGCCAAAATGTCCGTTTGCTAATATGCAGCGCGATGGTCATATGCAAATGCAGGTCCCTAAAAGCCGCGTGGCTTACGAGCCGCAAAGTTTAGATCCGAGTATGCCAAGAGAAAGCGAAAAGCGCGGCTTTCATTCCTATTCAGAATCGCTCGATGATGGCGTAAAAGGACGGGTACGTGCCGACAAATTTGCTGATCACTACTCACAGCCACGCATGTTTTACCAAAGCCAAACGGCACCTGAGCAAGCACACATTGCCTCAGCTTATGCTTTTGAATTAGGTAAGGTAGACACCGCCCATGTGCGCACCCGCATGCTGGGCCATTTGCGCCACATTGACGAAGACCTAGCCGCTCGTGTGGCCGATGCTCTGGGCATGGAGCTCCCCGAGCCACCCACTGCCGCCGCACCGATACAAGAGATGCCCACCTCTGATGCACTGCAAACCATCGGCCGCACACCGCATACACTCAAGGGCCGCCAAATTGCCATTTTAGTGGCGCCTGGCTCTAAGCGCAGTGAGATAGAAAAATACCAACAGGCCGCTAAAGACCAAGGTGCGAGCGTGAAGATTATTGCTCCTGGGCGCGAAGCGGTATTAGATGATGGCACTCGTATTCAGTCTGATGAGCGGGTAGCAGGCGCGCCTTCTGCAATGTTTGATGCAGTGGTAAGCATTATTATGCCCGAGCAGGCTAAGAAGCTGGCCAAAGATAGCTCAACGCTTGATTGGTTTACTGATGCTTATGGCCACTGTAAGGCCATTGCCTATTGTGGAGCGACCGACCAATATATTTTAAGTAAGCTACCCATTGAAAAAGATGCCTTTATTACGCCGCTAACTGAGCTCGATAACTTTATTAAAAATGCTAAAACTCGGTTATGGCAACGCGAACCCAAGGTGCGGGATTTGGCTTAA
- a CDS encoding branched-chain amino acid transporter permease — translation MSHLDYAIAALIMAAVTFGLRAFPFVARSLIAHHKRIQILGRRLPVAMMVLLTLYAMNVQHWQQLSAGYAQLIAVAVVASLQLWRGQALLSILSGTLVYMALMNGWFV, via the coding sequence ATGAGCCATCTAGATTATGCCATTGCCGCCTTAATTATGGCGGCAGTTACCTTTGGCCTGCGCGCCTTTCCCTTTGTGGCGCGCAGCCTCATTGCCCACCATAAACGTATTCAAATTCTAGGGCGGCGCTTGCCGGTGGCCATGATGGTGCTACTTACTTTATATGCCATGAATGTGCAGCATTGGCAGCAGCTTAGTGCAGGTTACGCACAACTCATTGCGGTGGCGGTAGTCGCTAGTTTGCAGTTATGGCGAGGCCAAGCGTTGTTGAGTATTTTAAGTGGTACTTTAGTTTATATGGCGTTAATGAATGGCTGGTTTGTATGA
- a CDS encoding AzlC family ABC transporter permease, with protein MTSWRTAFSLTLPVMMGYLPLGAVFGVLWIDAQLTWYWAPLMSILVYAGALQYLAVGMLAAGIGWIDLAVASLLVNFRHLFYGLSLYHLLPNGPVGRPYFIFGITDETYSLLSASGQVNDSKTALQVVAFNQSYWIIGTLLGMLLAQGLPPGLQGLDFALTALFTVLAVEQMRAKKDWGALALGLLVAAIAGWWLSEYFLLSASLMLVIVLLAWPSAEAA; from the coding sequence ATGACTAGCTGGCGTACTGCGTTTTCGCTGACCTTGCCGGTGATGATGGGCTATTTACCCTTGGGCGCCGTGTTTGGCGTGCTATGGATAGATGCCCAGCTCACTTGGTATTGGGCGCCCTTGATGAGTATCTTGGTCTATGCCGGCGCGTTGCAATATTTAGCGGTGGGCATGTTGGCCGCCGGCATTGGCTGGATTGATTTGGCGGTGGCTTCTTTATTAGTCAATTTTCGCCATCTTTTTTATGGCTTATCTTTATATCATTTATTGCCAAACGGTCCTGTGGGGCGGCCTTATTTTATCTTTGGGATTACCGATGAAACCTACTCGCTATTAAGTGCCTCTGGCCAAGTGAATGACTCAAAAACAGCGCTGCAGGTGGTGGCCTTTAATCAAAGTTATTGGATTATAGGCACCTTACTGGGCATGCTTTTAGCACAAGGGCTACCTCCTGGTTTACAAGGCTTAGACTTTGCACTTACAGCTTTATTTACGGTTTTGGCCGTAGAGCAGATGCGAGCTAAAAAAGACTGGGGTGCCCTCGCTCTTGGCTTGCTGGTAGCCGCCATTGCCGGTTGGTGGCTCAGTGAGTACTTCTTATTGTCTGCCTCGCTCATGCTCGTGATCGTACTACTGGCGTGGCCCAGTGCGGAGGCGGCATGA
- a CDS encoding heavy metal sensor histidine kinase, whose product MFALVSTCLLGGIGFYLNYSLQREIAWRDDQSLLGRLEHIQALLDESQSVIELQNRPQLYANMLGNQDSLLWVLNDQGQTLISVNPSQLPLPTLSHSQTAQLGFDEQQQARLAWRYVEHNEQGLMLIAGKLLAPREQMLAAYRLKLFVILVIGSLLAFLLGAWVSRQGLQPVRRLARQVESIDARRLHLRLADAELPTELRGLAYSLNQMLGRLEVGFGQLSRFSEDLAHEIRTPLSNLMGQTEHTLRKARPLEDYETLLASHQEEYERLSRMVNSMLFLARTEQPQASLKQSWVNVFELTEQLFEYFEGMAEEADMALINEVGLNEQAPQAERALTLVWADQDLLRRALANLLSNALCYGAKGQPIVLRCYEQENQQQPQSPSSWIIEVGNRGPIIKADSLALLFERFYRGDPARSHSSQTGGLGLSIVRSIMQLHHGQVCVTSDDSGTRFMLEFPSKAE is encoded by the coding sequence ATGTTTGCTTTAGTGAGCACTTGCTTACTGGGCGGTATCGGTTTTTATTTAAATTACTCACTGCAAAGAGAGATAGCGTGGCGGGACGATCAAAGTTTATTGGGTCGTCTTGAACATATCCAAGCGTTATTAGATGAAAGCCAAAGTGTTATCGAGTTGCAAAACCGTCCTCAGCTTTATGCCAATATGTTAGGCAATCAAGACAGCCTGTTATGGGTGTTAAATGATCAAGGGCAGACCTTAATTAGCGTAAACCCCAGCCAGTTACCGCTACCGACCTTAAGTCACAGCCAAACAGCACAACTGGGCTTTGATGAGCAACAACAAGCGCGTTTAGCGTGGCGCTATGTAGAACATAATGAGCAAGGGTTAATGCTGATTGCCGGTAAATTGCTGGCACCACGAGAGCAAATGTTGGCCGCTTATCGGCTAAAGTTATTCGTTATCTTAGTTATCGGTAGTCTATTGGCTTTTTTGCTGGGAGCCTGGGTGAGTCGACAGGGGCTACAACCGGTGCGCCGACTCGCTCGCCAAGTTGAGTCTATTGATGCAAGGCGCTTACATTTGCGCTTGGCCGATGCCGAGTTACCTACCGAATTGCGCGGGCTGGCTTATAGTCTTAATCAAATGCTGGGCCGTTTAGAAGTAGGGTTTGGCCAGCTATCGCGTTTTTCAGAAGACTTAGCCCATGAAATACGTACTCCCTTAAGTAACTTAATGGGGCAAACCGAACATACTTTGCGTAAAGCACGCCCGTTAGAAGACTATGAAACCTTGCTAGCTTCTCACCAAGAAGAGTATGAGCGCTTATCGCGCATGGTTAATAGCATGTTGTTTTTAGCACGCACCGAGCAACCCCAAGCCTCCCTTAAGCAAAGTTGGGTGAATGTGTTTGAGCTCACTGAGCAATTATTTGAATATTTTGAGGGCATGGCAGAAGAAGCCGATATGGCGCTAATTAATGAAGTAGGGCTTAACGAGCAGGCGCCACAAGCTGAGCGAGCACTTACTTTAGTATGGGCCGATCAAGACTTATTACGCCGCGCCTTGGCCAACTTATTAAGTAATGCGCTTTGCTACGGAGCCAAAGGTCAACCCATAGTGCTGCGTTGTTATGAGCAAGAGAATCAACAGCAGCCACAGTCGCCGTCGTCTTGGATAATTGAGGTCGGTAATCGAGGCCCTATTATTAAAGCTGACTCTTTAGCACTGCTGTTTGAGCGCTTTTACCGTGGCGATCCAGCCCGCAGCCATAGCAGTCAAACCGGGGGGCTGGGCTTATCGATAGTGCGTTCTATTATGCAGCTGCATCATGGCCAAGTATGTGTCACCAGTGACGATAGCGGCACTCGTTTTATGCTGGAATTTCCAAGTAAAGCTGAGTGA
- a CDS encoding heavy metal response regulator transcription factor produces the protein MKILIVEDEAKIADYLKKGFSESGYSVEVALDGREGEYLINEGQFDLIILDIMLPGLNGWQLLEIIRRTSSTPVIFLTARDAVEDKVRGLEQGADDYLAKPFSFAELLARSRKLLQRAPLREITLYQLADLQLEPLSRRVTRAGQRIELTNKEFTLLQLLISHQGEVMTRTYIASQVWHMNFDSDTNVVDVAIRRLRAKIDEDFPVKLIHTMRGMGYVCELRS, from the coding sequence ATGAAAATTTTAATTGTCGAAGATGAAGCTAAAATTGCCGATTATTTGAAAAAAGGCTTTAGTGAGTCGGGTTATTCAGTGGAAGTGGCGCTAGATGGCCGCGAGGGTGAGTACCTGATTAATGAAGGTCAATTCGATTTAATCATCTTGGATATCATGTTACCTGGGCTCAATGGCTGGCAATTATTAGAAATTATTCGGCGTACTTCGAGTACGCCGGTGATTTTTCTTACCGCCCGCGATGCGGTAGAAGATAAAGTGCGGGGGCTAGAGCAGGGCGCCGATGATTATTTAGCGAAGCCTTTTTCTTTTGCCGAGCTGCTGGCGCGTTCACGTAAATTATTACAGCGCGCACCACTGCGAGAGATTACTCTCTATCAACTAGCAGATCTGCAGCTAGAGCCCCTAAGCCGACGAGTCACTCGCGCTGGACAGCGTATTGAGCTGACCAATAAAGAGTTTACGCTGTTGCAATTATTGATTAGCCACCAAGGTGAAGTAATGACGCGGACCTATATTGCATCTCAGGTGTGGCATATGAACTTTGATAGTGATACCAATGTGGTGGATGTAGCAATACGACGCCTGCGCGCCAAAATCGATGAAGACTTCCCCGTTAAATTAATTCACACCATGCGCGGTATGGGCTATGTGTGTGAGCTGCGCTCATGA
- the uraH gene encoding hydroxyisourate hydrolase, with protein sequence MKKLAYLMVGTLLASSAGLALAADNPLSVHVLNLENGLPSSGVEVMLEQQAGDSWTKLNSGITNEQGRIPALYPEGKKLEEGVYRVTFETGDWFKKHDTTTFFPEVPVIFTADASVEHYHIPLLLSPYGFSTYRGN encoded by the coding sequence ATGAAAAAATTAGCATATTTAATGGTCGGTACCCTCTTAGCCAGCAGCGCGGGTTTAGCCCTCGCCGCCGATAATCCATTAAGCGTACACGTACTGAATTTAGAAAATGGCTTACCCTCATCCGGTGTAGAAGTGATGTTAGAGCAACAAGCAGGTGATAGCTGGACTAAGCTCAATAGCGGCATCACCAATGAGCAAGGCCGTATCCCGGCTTTATATCCAGAAGGTAAAAAATTAGAGGAAGGTGTCTATCGCGTCACCTTTGAAACAGGCGACTGGTTTAAAAAGCATGATACCACCACTTTCTTCCCTGAAGTACCGGTGATCTTTACCGCCGACGCCAGCGTTGAGCATTACCATATTCCGCTGTTACTGAGCCCTTATGGTTTCTCTACTTATCGCGGTAACTAA
- the htpX gene encoding zinc metalloprotease HtpX, with protein MDFRQAIKINNRKTKLVVLSYIAIMLVVGLLSDIAFRPLSNNGLLYDMQLYLTLAAIPYITLGIMTCTLVGIIIISKFGHKMMLSGSHYRLLTPDSDLSDNDRQVLNMVEEMAISANLGYVPKVYIMQSAQMNAFAAGWNANNALVAVTSGLQAKLTRSEVQAVIAHEIGHILHGDSKLTLYVGILANVILTITNILGRLFFFSRSRNNNANKAKLILLVLNFVLPVITQVLYLYLSRTREYMADAAAVQLTGDNQAMISALQKISGDYAQQPEQEEEYESFTEKYRAAAYIFSKGDSLFSTHPSIENRLKKLRGE; from the coding sequence GATTAACAATCGAAAAACCAAGCTAGTAGTGCTGAGTTATATCGCCATTATGTTGGTGGTGGGGCTATTATCGGATATCGCCTTTCGCCCCTTATCAAATAATGGTCTTCTTTATGATATGCAGCTGTATCTAACGTTGGCGGCTATTCCTTATATTACGCTAGGTATTATGACCTGCACCTTAGTCGGTATTATTATTATCAGTAAATTTGGCCATAAGATGATGCTATCTGGCTCGCATTATCGTTTATTAACGCCTGACTCGGACTTAAGCGATAACGATCGCCAAGTGCTTAATATGGTTGAGGAAATGGCTATTAGTGCTAATTTAGGCTATGTGCCAAAGGTCTATATTATGCAAAGCGCCCAGATGAATGCCTTTGCTGCGGGCTGGAATGCGAATAACGCTTTAGTCGCGGTGACTTCAGGCTTACAAGCCAAGCTAACGCGCAGTGAAGTGCAGGCAGTGATCGCCCATGAAATTGGTCATATTTTACATGGTGACTCTAAGCTCACCTTATATGTGGGTATTTTAGCGAACGTTATTCTAACCATTACCAATATTTTAGGGCGGCTATTTTTCTTTTCTCGCAGTAGAAATAATAATGCCAATAAAGCCAAACTGATTTTATTAGTGTTGAATTTTGTGTTGCCGGTGATCACGCAAGTACTGTATTTATATTTATCGCGCACCCGAGAATACATGGCCGATGCGGCGGCGGTACAATTAACCGGCGATAATCAGGCGATGATTTCTGCTTTGCAAAAAATCTCAGGTGATTACGCACAACAGCCAGAGCAAGAAGAAGAGTATGAGTCTTTTACTGAGAAATATCGCGCCGCCGCCTATATTTTTAGTAAAGGCGACTCGCTTTTTTCTACCCATCCCTCCATTGAAAATCGCTTAAAAAAATTACGCGGCGAATAA